The genomic interval TCACTAGAATTTCTTCTTTTTACGGCATCATCAAGAATCTGGTCTTTTTTGGCTTCTTCCATGCCGCTTAGTACCACTCCAATGAATAAATTAAGGACAATCATAGCACCTGTGACAATAAAACTGAGAAAAAACAGACATGCCACAATAGGAGATTCTTTGGAGACGATACTGGATTTTTCGATTCCAATATTGGCCAGCGCAGCGTAAGTGGCATCATCGTAGCCGTAATTGGCACTTCCATACATATTGATGTACATAAGGTCAGCCCAGTCTTCGAGGGTTAATGCTTGAAAAAGCGATAGCATTGAAATCTGTAGGTTTCTAAAATGAGCTGGATCATTTTCGCTGAAAATAAAGGTGCCCATACAACCATAGATATAAAAAAGTAACATTGCCAGAAGGGAAACATACCCTATCGATGGGATGCTTTTCAGTACGGCTCCAACCAGTATCTGAAGGCGGGGGATGGCCGATACTAGCTTCATGACTCGTAACACGCGAGCCAATCGAAGTACGGCGACAAACTCATTATTTTGAATGGGCAACAAGCATATTGCCACTATCGTGAAATCAAAGATATTCCAAGGATCACAAAAGTATCTCCAAGGCGTTTTGCCTTCAGCAATAATTTTGATCAACACTTCCAGAGCGAAAATACTAAGGATAATTGTGTCAAGGGTCGAAAGGAGCGTGTGATGTTCCGCTTCAAATTCCTTATAGGTTTGCAGCCCCACCACTACGCCGGCAGCAATGATGACGCCAAAAATAAAGTAGGAAAACCAGTTTGCTTCCGAGAGTCGTTTACAGAATGCGATCATAGTAAAAGATGGGTTGATGATAGTGACTAAACGAAGTGGGGGCAATGCTGATGTATTTGCTCACGATAACCCATGGATCGTTGCGGTGGGTGCAACTCCATCAACTTAGATAAAACTGTGGTGCCAACGCCCAAGTGGCACGCTGATTTTTGCCGCGTGCATAGTTTAAGCAACAGACTAGTTTGTCAGGGAGTATCCAAAGACCGCCTCAATCTTGTCAGCGAATGGTTTGTGTCGAGCTGGTAAGGAGGAGATAAGTTTTATCCCGAAAACAACGCATCGGCAGCGGCGAGCGTTTCGTGCGAACCGATGTCGAGCCAATCGCCGGGGACGGTCCAGGTGTGGACGGGTTGTTGGGGGTAAAGCCATTGGACGAGGCGGCCGGGTTGGTCGGGGTTGTGGCCTTCGCTAATGTAACGGCGGATTTCGGGCAGCACCGCACGCGGGTAATAATAGAGCGCAATGCCGATGAGCGTGCTCTTGGGGGCCTCGGGTTTTTCTTCAAAACTGGTGAGCCGACCGGATTCATCTTCGGCGTCCACCGCAACGACGCCGTATTTTTTGGCTTCTTCCAGTGAACCCACATCGTGGAGGCCGAGGACGGGCGTTTGGGTTTCGCGGCAGCGATCGCCAAAGCCGCGCAGGTCACCGGTGAACAGGTTGTCGCCCGCGATGACGAGCACATCGTCATCAATCGCTTCTTGTTCGATGACGAAATTCAAATCGCCGATGGCACCGAGTCGATCTTCGTTGCTGGTGGTGCCGTCGTTGATGATGGCGCCGGAAAAATCTGGATGTGCTTTTTGATAGTCCGCGAGCCAGTTTTCAAAATGGCTGGAAAATTTTTCGTTGGTGACGACGAAGGTTTTGTCGATGTCTCCAATGGCAGCGCTGCTGGTGAGGACGTGTTCGAGCATCGGGCGACCGCCGACGGGCAGCAGTGGTTTTGGGGTGTGCTCGGTGAGCGGGTGCAGTCGGGTGGCGTAGCCGGCGGCGAGAATGATTTGCTTCATATTACGGTGTGGAAAATTCCCGGCGCGGCGCGCTGGACCATGGCGCGGGATTGCACGAGAATGTCGACGCTGTTTTCGCACTCGAGCGCCTGCACGGCGAGGGCCTCACATTCGCTGTGGTTGAGGTGGCGGATGAGGTATTTGATTTGCAGCAACATCTGCGGTGCCACGCTGAGTTCATCCACGCCGAGGCCGAGTAACAGCGGGATGGCGGTGGAATCACCGGCCATTTCGCCGCACACCCCGGTCCAAATGCCGTGGCGGCGTCCGGCGTCGATGGTCATTTGCAGCATCCTCAACATCGCCGGATGCGTGGGGTCATATAAATCCGCGACCTTTTCGTTGAGGCGATCGACGGCGAGCGTGTACTGTATGAGATCGTTGGTGCCGATGCTGAAAAACTCGGCGCGCTTGCCGAGCGTGTTGGCGGTGAGCACGGCGGACGGGATTTCAACCATGATGCCGACTTCCAGATTTTCATCGAAGGGGATGCCTTCGGCGCGAAGTTCATCCATGCATTCGGCGAGCAGGGCGTTGGCTTCGGTCAGCTCTTCCACACCCGAAATCATCGGGTACATCAGCTTCACATTGCCGGCGGCACTGGCGCGGAGGAGGGCGCGCAGTTGCACGCGGAAGATATCTTTGCGTGCGAGGCAAAAGCGAATAGCCCGCCAGCCGAGGAAGGGATTGGCCTCATCCGTCTCGCCGATGGCACGGCCGATTTTGTCTGCGCCGATATCGAGTGTGCGAAAAATCACCGGCTCGGGCGCCAGCGCCTGCGCAACACGTTCGTAGCTGATGGCCTGTTCGTCCTCGTCGGGCAACACATCGCGATCGAGAAACATGTATTCGGTGCGGAAAAGCCCGACGCCTTGTGCGCCGCAATCGAGCACGGCGGCGGTGTCGCTGATTTGCTCGACGTTGGCGGAGAGAATAATCTGATGGCCATCGAGCGTAATGGCCGGGCTGTCTTTGATCTCCAGCAACTTGGTCTGGATATCTTCCTGTTCTTTTTCGAGTTGGCCGTATTCAAAAAGCGTTTGGTCAGTGGGGTTAATGATCACCACACCATTGAATCCATCGAGCAATGCGTAGTCGCCTGTGGCCATGCGTTCGCAGGCGGTCTTGAGGCCCACCACGGCGGGGATGCGCAGCGAGCCAGCAATAATGGCGGTGTGCGAAGTTTTGCCGCCGACGTCTGTGGCGAAGCCGAGCACGTATTCGGGGTTGATCTGCGCGGTGTCAATGGGGGTGAGGTCGTGCCGTACAAGAATGTGCGGCTCAGTGAGGTGGCCGAGATCCACCGCATCGCGTCCGGTGAGGTTGCCGAGTACGCGGGACGTCACATCGCGAATATCGGCGGCGCGTTCGCGGAGGTATTCATCCTCCACACTGCCCAGCGCGATGGCGTAGTTTTCTGAAACCTCGTGGAACGCAAATTCCACGTTGACGTGTTCCGCCTCAATAAATTTTTTGACTTCATCGAGCAGCGTTTGATCTTCGAGCACCAGCAGATGGGCATCGAAAATCTCTGCGTCGGAGGAGCCCAAGCTATTGCGCACCTCATCCTGAATGCGGGTGATTTCGCGGCGGGTGGCGGTGAGGGCTTGTTGGAGGCGCTCCAGTTCGGCCGGAAAATCTTTGGCTTCCACGCGTTGTCGCGTCGGGCGTTCGCCACGGTCATCATCGAGAACGACGATCCGTGCGCGCACCACGCCCGGCGAAACGCCAATGCCGCGAAAGATGCGTTCCCCATTATCCAAGCCATCAGCCACGCGCGGATGATGGTTCGCGGGAGGGCGGCGGAACAAGTAAAAACCAGTTGAAGAAATTG from Limisphaerales bacterium carries:
- a CDS encoding ion transporter — its product is MIAFCKRLSEANWFSYFIFGVIIAAGVVVGLQTYKEFEAEHHTLLSTLDTIILSIFALEVLIKIIAEGKTPWRYFCDPWNIFDFTIVAICLLPIQNNEFVAVLRLARVLRVMKLVSAIPRLQILVGAVLKSIPSIGYVSLLAMLLFYIYGCMGTFIFSENDPAHFRNLQISMLSLFQALTLEDWADLMYINMYGSANYGYDDATYAALANIGIEKSSIVSKESPIVACLFFLSFIVTGAMIVLNLFIGVVLSGMEEAKKDQILDDAVKRRNSSDIDIKEEILMMENQLKELSDKLSQNLLILSKRVKENSDNINKITDDG
- a CDS encoding nucleotidyltransferase family protein, with translation MILAAGYATRLHPLTEHTPKPLLPVGGRPMLEHVLTSSAAIGDIDKTFVVTNEKFSSHFENWLADYQKAHPDFSGAIINDGTTSNEDRLGAIGDLNFVIEQEAIDDDVLVIAGDNLFTGDLRGFGDRCRETQTPVLGLHDVGSLEEAKKYGVVAVDAEDESGRLTSFEEKPEAPKSTLIGIALYYYPRAVLPEIRRYISEGHNPDQPGRLVQWLYPQQPVHTWTVPGDWLDIGSHETLAAADALFSG
- the ptsP gene encoding phosphoenolpyruvate--protein phosphotransferase, whose product is MADGLDNGERIFRGIGVSPGVVRARIVVLDDDRGERPTRQRVEAKDFPAELERLQQALTATRREITRIQDEVRNSLGSSDAEIFDAHLLVLEDQTLLDEVKKFIEAEHVNVEFAFHEVSENYAIALGSVEDEYLRERAADIRDVTSRVLGNLTGRDAVDLGHLTEPHILVRHDLTPIDTAQINPEYVLGFATDVGGKTSHTAIIAGSLRIPAVVGLKTACERMATGDYALLDGFNGVVIINPTDQTLFEYGQLEKEQEDIQTKLLEIKDSPAITLDGHQIILSANVEQISDTAAVLDCGAQGVGLFRTEYMFLDRDVLPDEDEQAISYERVAQALAPEPVIFRTLDIGADKIGRAIGETDEANPFLGWRAIRFCLARKDIFRVQLRALLRASAAGNVKLMYPMISGVEELTEANALLAECMDELRAEGIPFDENLEVGIMVEIPSAVLTANTLGKRAEFFSIGTNDLIQYTLAVDRLNEKVADLYDPTHPAMLRMLQMTIDAGRRHGIWTGVCGEMAGDSTAIPLLLGLGVDELSVAPQMLLQIKYLIRHLNHSECEALAVQALECENSVDILVQSRAMVQRAAPGIFHTVI